From one Triticum urartu cultivar G1812 chromosome 3, Tu2.1, whole genome shotgun sequence genomic stretch:
- the LOC125542434 gene encoding uncharacterized protein LOC125542434 produces the protein MESSSSSSLLLSSYTGGNKRAREADLDVVSSAEAEAAKRMRPEDLLDLLDDDADAAAAGDLASVMRSLEEEICAGDLAPPQPELGFLLEASDDELGLPPAAGAASSSSDDAGGWEPEEPAGVFGEQIWGFEDEIDGAYAFGGVASSPEAAAAAAAAAAEWGDDGFDAGLFGFGDESFGPSDLAVLRHETMPAV, from the coding sequence ATGGAgagctcctcctcgtcatctctGTTGCTGAGCTCGTATACCGGCGGCAACAAGAGGGCCAGGGAGGCCGACCTCGACGTGGTCTCGTCCgcggaggccgaggccgccaagaGGATGCGGCCCGAGGACCTGCTGGACCTGCTCGACGACGACGCCGACGCCGCGGCGGCCGGCGACCTGGCCTCCGTCATGCGCAGCCTCGAGGAGGAGATTTGCGCCGGCGACCTGGCCCCGCCGCAGCCGGAGCTGGGCTTCCTGCTCGAGGCCTCCGACGACGAGCTCGGCCTGCCGCCGGCGGCGGGCGCGGCGTCCTCCTCGTCGGACGACGCCGGGGGCTGGGAGCCGGAGGAGCCGGCCGGCGTCTTCGGGGAGCAGATCTGGGGCTTCGAGGACGAGATTGACGGCGCCTACGCCTTCGGCGGCGTCGCCTCCTCGCCGGAGGCTGCAGCGGCTGCCGCTGCGGCGGCCGCCGAGTGGGGCGACGACGGCTTCGACGCCGGCCTCTTCGGCTTCGGCGACGAGTCCTTCGGGCCGTCCGATCTCGCCGTGCTCCGCCACGAGACCATGCCGGCCGTCTGA